From Anaerohalosphaera lusitana, one genomic window encodes:
- a CDS encoding PD-(D/E)XK nuclease family protein: MEQIIKISAKNLGALALEDHCPKCFYLKLRMGFKLPYQIFPGIFSSIDSYSKKITWGCCAKNGKVPQWFDSWGEFVKPVPAPHHSKFNYTDQKTGIKLTGVPDDIFLMEDGRYFIVDYKTAKYTGNQDALLPMYQVQLNGYAYIFEKLGMGEVGGIGLCYYEPQGNAPVEQGIGNLLEQDGFVMPFRAYLKRLELDPDGVLSPLLKQVRSMWDGEQVPAGKEGCKDCKMLGEMVKFGR; the protein is encoded by the coding sequence ATGGAACAGATAATCAAAATATCAGCCAAGAACCTTGGTGCTCTTGCCCTTGAAGATCACTGCCCTAAATGCTTCTATCTGAAGCTTAGAATGGGTTTCAAGCTTCCCTATCAGATCTTCCCAGGAATCTTCTCCAGCATTGATTCCTACAGCAAGAAGATTACCTGGGGATGCTGTGCAAAGAATGGCAAGGTGCCACAGTGGTTCGATTCCTGGGGAGAATTTGTCAAGCCTGTTCCTGCTCCTCATCACAGCAAGTTCAACTATACAGATCAAAAGACAGGGATCAAACTGACGGGTGTTCCCGATGATATCTTTTTGATGGAGGATGGGAGGTACTTCATCGTTGATTACAAGACGGCCAAATACACAGGGAATCAGGATGCACTCCTGCCTATGTATCAGGTGCAGCTAAATGGATACGCTTACATTTTTGAAAAGCTGGGTATGGGTGAAGTAGGCGGCATTGGGCTGTGCTATTATGAGCCACAGGGAAATGCTCCTGTAGAGCAGGGCATTGGTAACCTGCTTGAGCAGGATGGATTTGTGATGCCGTTCAGGGCGTATCTGAAGAGGCTCGAACTGGACCCTGATGGAGTGCTTAGCCCGTTACTGAAGCAGGTTAGGAGCATGTGGGATGGGGAGCAGGTGCCGGCGGGTAAGGAGGGGTGTAAGGATTGTAAGATGCTTGGGGAGATGGTGAAGTTCGGCAGGTAG